CCATGGATGCAGATACTTCACCCGTATATGCACCACTATCCTTTGGATATATATTTTGTGCTCCAAGCATTATATTACTATTCCCTAGCAACTCATTGACTAAAGGAATATAAATTATTGGAGGCATTATTATAACTTGAGTAGTGCTTTCTGCATCAATCAATTCTTTTAATTGATTGGTCAGTTGAATCACCTGCTGAAATTGGCCATTCATTTTCCAATTACCGGCAACGATTTTCTGTCTCATCATCCCTCCTGATTTCTGTAGCGCACTATACCCAAAGTTACTCCGGATGTGTAGCATTATTCGCTATTTTTATGAGAATAAATCCTGCAATTTATTATTTTATATTCCTACTTGCTTAGTATGGTGTTTTAGTTAGAATCTTAAGTACGGATTGTACAAGGAGTATATACCGATGAAAGAAATCATCCAGAAAATAATGTCTGACCTTTCCGTTTTAACCCCACCATTTAATCCAGTTAAGTTAAGAGCTATATTTGAACAACACCCCGCACTGGATATTCCTCAAACCCCTTCATACTTGCAAATGCACGTGAATCGATTAGTCTCATTAAGAACATTAATTGATCAAAGCTTTGATATAGGTAGTCGAAAGCACAATTTAACCTTGCAACAGGCTCATTTAATTGAATTAAAGAAGCAAGATGAGTTCTTTCAACAAAAAATTAATGACCATCAAAAGCAAATTCAATCTACTGTCGAATCATTGGATTCTTCTTTTGTGAAATTAAGGCCTCTACTCAATGAACAACCAGAAATGCAAAGTGTGATAATCTTGGAGGATAGTGCTCCTGTAGATAGTAAAACTCAAAAGTTAGCAGTATTAGAATTCCGTGCGTACCTAAACAAGATATCTGCCGCTATCGATCTAAACGTTGCAAAAATAGAATTGTTGCAACTAAAAAATAAAATAGCCGAGCTAGTCATTGATTTTAATGCACTTGGAGTCTCGTGTACTACTATTAGTGTGATGCAAGAGTTCCAATCTATAGTTGCTACAACAATGTCTGCTGTAAGTCAGCTAAAAGAAATTAAAAATAAATTCGCTGACTTAATTCCACAAGTTGAGAAACAAATAGCGACAATTGATATTCAAAATAAAAGAAAGGAAATTGAACGACAAGCAAGTACAGTCAATAATGAACTTGAAAAAGTCCAGTTGGACATTAGTATTAATACTCTTGCGATCCAAACAAAAGAAAGTTTATCCGAGCAATTTAATAAAGCGCCTGATAAATCAAATTTAATCAAGCAATATCAAGATCAAATTCCAACGGCCCTATCCTATCTTGACCCTTATAAATGGGCTAGCTGGTTTGAAGATCATAAAAAATATGAGACCGCTATACAAGAACAAGAAAACTCATTTAAGTATTTAAGCCTATTACACAAAATGGGGATTCTTTCTTCACACAAAGCCATCTTGCAGGAGCAAGTAAGCGCCTTAGAACGCTTAGCCCCTCGTGCTCAAAATAATATTCCAGCCACTACTGGATTAGACAATTTATTGCTACAAATAAATGAGTTATTCGAAAAATATCCGATTTTAGTAGTTCCTAGTATCTCTGCAACTAATAACTCAATCACAGATCGTTATCTTGCTGTACTTTACAACGTGCCTGCTATTGAACTGAAATTAGAGCAAATGAGCTTAATTTTACAAAAAGCAAATGAATTAAGTTCAACTGCACATCAATTGAGCGAGTTGCGGACTAAATATAAGCTTTCACAAGAGCAAGATGCTCTATTGGTTAGACAATGTGAATTAGAAGAGCAAATAAATTCACTCCCCTCGAAGAAGGAATTAGAAGAGCAACTTAATTCATGTAACTCCTTCCTTGAGTTAGATTCTCAATTAGAATTATTGCTCCAACAACAACGCAAGCTTCAAGAACAGAAAAATAATATTGGCATCCAAATTGATAAGGCAAATATAGAGGCCCCTGAATCATCTCTTCTCCAGTCTCTTACGGAGGAGTTCTCTAATTTACAAAATGAAATAGCCCATAATATAGAACAAATCCAAGCATTGCCGTTACCCGACAGTGCTCAGGATGGTCTACAACCAGCCTCTACAGAGAAAGAGTTAAGCGACCTACCAGTTGAAGCCGATAAACAAAAAGATACTCCAACAATAGTATCCCATGAAGCCATACAGACTCTAATACACACAGAATCGCCGTGGGATAAACAGCCGCTTTCAGGAGAGTCATCTATTCCATTACCACAACAACATTCTGAGAAGATACCTCCCTCTCTTAATGTGGAGGAAAAGACCAAACCTTCTGTATTCTCAGTTCCTCACACATTAACGTTAGAACAATCCATTATTGTACAACCTCCTCCAATTGAATCATCTAAGTTAGAAGAACCCAAGGAGATGAACCAATCGTTACAGGCTGATGAGATGCCTCCCTTGGTTGAGCTGCGGCTTACGTCAGAACAACCAAGTGCTCTATTACATAATCCTTCTGACGCCTCGTCCGCCTCCGAAGAGGAGGCTGTTCCCCCAAGTAATCTCCCCCCAACGGAACTGCCAAAAGTCACAGAGACATCGATTTTGCCTCTTGATCTAACAACAGAGCAACCAGTAAGTCTATTACAAGAAACATCTACTATAGGATCAACAGCGGCAGTACTGCCTAGCTCAATAACAGAGCCCTCCTCATCCTCGTCAGAAACAAACACCAGACCTATTGATACCTCGTTCCGTAAACAGTCAAATTTAGGTGAAGATGGTGTTCTTTTAATTGAGGTGTCTGAAGAACGAATACAGGAACAGGTCGGCGTGCTGACATCTCATACAATCACTGTTGAAGAAGAAATAAATAAGCAACCTACTCCATTAATACCCGTTGCAGACAAACAAGAAACACCCGCATCCACGCATTCACCGACACAAATAGTGCAACAAGAACAACGCACAGATACGGCTGTTGAAGTAAGCGCAAATTTACAAAAACAGGCCGACTCAATTCTAGAACCATCGGGTGACTCTTCAAGCGCAAAAGAAGAGTATCCTTTGTCCCCATTACAACTAGGAGTTAACTCTCAGTATATGGATGATACTCAATTGCAACAATTAGAAGAGTATCATCAACAAATTACTTGTTTATTATCAAACCATCCCAGCGAAGTTCAGGAGTGGTACTTGAATACAGGTAAAGCACTGGCAGCGTATTTGATTAAGCACCCTTCATCTTATAAGCCATCTCATGTCTTAAGAGATATTCTCTTTGATTTACAACATAGCCCCAATATAAATATTATTCAGGCTTATATACGCCTTTGCCCTCTCCCCGAAAAAGATCTGGATAAATTACTGTCTATCAAACCTAATGTGCCTCTAGTTGATGAAGCACTTGATGAAGAAAATGAAACGGAGCTGGTGCCTGAACAATTTAAATCACTTTATACCCAATACCTAAGGTTGAAGAAAGACTTTCCTTTTGAAGGAAAGCTATTGTTGCAAGCGATACAATCATTACGCATGGCCAAAGCACTCAAAGAGACTATTAGCCCCCCATTATCAATCGAACAAATGCCATCGCTTTCATTAGATCCGCGCTATGAACCATTAAAAAGGCATAGAGGTTTTTTAAAAATCTGGGAGGTCATAGAAGATTTGTATCGATGGATCGTAGGTAAGATTACAGGACAAGCCGAACATGAATACTCTAAGAAACCTTGTTTTTTCAAGACGAAAACGGCTCAATTGCTTGAAGAAGCAGATCTTCTCATGCAAAAAGATCCGCCTCCCATTTGTACTGCTTAAGCAGACTGCCTTGTTTCATTTAATTGCATATCAATGAGACGAATATCCTCACATAATTTTTGAGCCTGTTGTTTCACAGCAGACTCATTAATTCCTTCTACCATCACTCTTAATAAAGGCTCAGTTCCAGAAGGTCTAAGTAACACTCGACCTTCACCTCTCAGGCTATCTTCCAATGTTTTAACGGCATCGATTACCAGAGAATTAGATGCTAAGACAGAAGCTCGATCTGTTTTTAAATTTACTAAAGACTGTGGTAATAAAGTGATTCCTTGCGTTAATTGCTGCAAACTCTTGTCTTGTTTGACCATGATGGAGAGCACTTGTAATGCGGCAACAATACCGTCACCCGTAGTTGTTTTATCTAAACACACAATATGCCCAGATGTCTCGCCTCCAATTTTCCAATCCTTTTCACGCAACGCTTCTAAAACATATCGGTCCCCCACTCGTGTACGTAGAAAAGGGACGCCTAAAGAAGCAATAGCTAATTCCAGACCATAATTACTCATTAAAGTACCAACAACACCTCCATGCAATACTCCTCTTTGTTGGCGGTCCTTAGCAATGACATAAAGAATCTTGTCTCCATCAACAAGATTACCTTGTGCATCAACTAAAACGAGTCTGTCTCCATCACCATCTAGGCCAATACCAATATCTGCTTTTGTACTAATTACTTTATGTCTTAATAATTCAGGTGAGGTTGAGCCGCAGTCTTTATTAATATTAAAGCCATCGGGCTTGTTTCCTATAGAAATAACATCCGCCCCGAGCTCTGCAAAGACATTAGGAGCAATGTGGTACGTAGCGCCATTAGCGCAATCTACTACAATTTTTAAACCGGAGAGTCGAGTCATAGAAGGAATAGTCGATTTGCAAAACTCGACATAACGCCCCGCGGCATCATTGATACGTGTAGCTTTACCTAATTTACCTGAGGCTACCGTTTCTAACTGTTTTTCAAGTTCTGCTTCAATTGCCAGCTCAACACTATCAGGCAATTTACCGCCATCAGCAGAGAAAAATTTAATTCCATTATCTTCAAATAAATTATGAGATGCACTAATGACTATACCCGCATTAGCCCTGAGGGTTTGTGTTAAATACGCAATACCTGGAGTAGGCATAGGACCCAGTAATGCCACATCGACGCCTGCAGCAGATAATCCAGCCTCTAAAGCAGACTCAAGCATATACCCTGATACCCGAGTATCCTTACCTATTACTACTTTTTTCCTATGTCCATTCGCTAACACCTTTCCTACTGCCCAACCCAATTTTAAAACAAATTCAGGATTAATACTGGACAGTCCAACGTGCCCGCGAATACCATCAGTGCCGAAATATTTACGTTGACTCATCCTTCTTTACCTCTTTATTATCTCATCCGAGATGATTACTCTCGGGTTATTATTGTTCTTCAGTTATCCCAGGATCAGGGTCTCCTGAATATTCTTTAACCTGATTGACAAATTGCGTCAATCATATCTAAAGCTTGGCGTGTTTCATCAACATCGTGTGTGCGAAGAATTCCCACGCCTTTTAGAGCCGCATATACGGCTATACTAAGGCTTCCAATTAATCGATCGCTCACTTTTTTGTCTAATACCGCCCCTATAGTACTTTTACGTGATACACCTAAAAGAAGGGGTAATTGCAAGTCTCTTAATTGCTCAATATTATAAATTATTTGCAAATTATGCCCTACTAATTTCCCAAAACCAAAGCCGGGATCCAATATCAAGCGCTTTTTATCTATGCCGGCCTGTTCACAAGCATTAATACGTTCGGTAAAAAACTGTTTTAAATCCTCTATGACACCATTCGCGTATTGAGGGTTTTCTTGCATATTGTGAGGTTGTCCTTGCATGTGCATAAGACAAACAGGGACTCCTGCCTTTGCTGCCACAGACAAAGCACCTTCTTGTCGTAAGGCATAAATATCATTGATAATATTTGCCCCAGCATAAACAGCAGCCGCCATTGTTTCAGGTTTATACGTATCAATGGAAATACAAATATCAGAGTGCGCACGAATTTGTTCTATAACGGGTATTACCCTGCTCAACTCAAGATCCAAAGGCGCCGGTAGTACGCCTGGCTTAGTTGACTCACCGCCAATATCAATGATATCCGCACCTTGAGCAATTAGGTGAAAAGCATGTTCACATGCTCTATTCACAGACAAAAACTTCCCGCCATCAAAAAAGGAGTCTGAAGTGACATTCAGTACTCCCATAATTAACGGCTTTTCAAAAGTATTGTGTAGTTCAGACTGATTTTGACGTCCTAACCAGTCGACAAATTGATCGGAATTCACCTAACTCTCTCGTTAATAACCGGATATAAAATTAGTGCTCTTCGGCAGGATTTTCTATAGTCTCGTTACTAACGATTTTAGCCGGTGCATTATTGACAGCATCAGTCTTTTCCAAAGGTTTAGAAGAGCCCCAGTCCTCAGGAGGAGAAGGTTCTTTACCAGACATAATTTCCTGTATTTGTTTGGAATCAATAGTTTCATACTTAATTAAGCTTTCCGCCATTAAGTGTAATGTATCCATATTGGCTACCAAAATTTCTTTAGCTCTTTGATAGTTTCTATCAATGATAGCCCTAACTTCGTCATCAATTTGTTGTGCTGTCCTATCTGACATTTCCTTATGTTTATTCATCGAACGGCCGATGAATACCTCTTCCTCTTCTTCACCAAAGGTTAATGGCCCTAAAGCAGATAACCCCCAGGTAGTAACCATTTTGCGTGCGATCTCAGTAGAACGCATAATGTCATTAGATGCTCCAGTAGTAACGCTTTCGAGACCAAAAATAAGCTCCTCAGCAATTCGACCACCAAATAAACTGGATAATTGACTTTCTAAGCGACGTTTACTGTGACTGTATCTGTCTTGCTCAGGTAAAAACATGGTCACACCAAGTGCACGACCGCGAGGAATGATAGAAACTTTATATACAGGATCATGTTCAGGTACGCTTAATCCAACGATAGCATGGCCTGCTTCATGATACGCAGTTAATTTTTTCTCGTTTTCATCCATCACCATGGAACGTCTTTCTGCTCCCATCATAATTTTATCTTTAGCTTTATCCAGCTCCAACATACCAACCTTGCGCTTATTGGATCTAGCTGAAAATAAAGCGGCCTCATTAACCAAGTTCGATAAGTCAGCCCCAGAAAATCCAGGAGTACCACGAGCAATAGCCATAACATCTACATTATTATCAACAGGAACTTTTTGTAAATGCACTCTTAAAATTTGCTCACGGCCCCTAATATCAGGCAATGGCACCACAACTTGACGGTCGAAGCGACCTGGACGGAGTAATGCGGGATCTAAAACATCAGGACGGTTCGTTGCGGCAACAACAATTACACCTTCACTGCCTTCAAAACCGTCCATTTCTACTAATAATTGGTTAAGAGTTTGTTCTCGTTCGTCATGGCCACCGCCAAGCCCAGCGCCTCTATGTCTACCTACTGCGTCAATCTCATCTATAAAAATGATGCAAGGAGCATGTTTTTTAGCTTGCTCAAACATATCGCGAACACGTGATGCCCCAACGCCAACAAACATTTCAACAAAGTCAGAACCAGAGATAGTAAAGAAAGGAACTTTAGCTTCACCGGCAACAGCCCTAGCTAATAAAGTTTTACCGGTTCCTGGAGAACCAACTAACAATACGCCTCGCGGAATTCGTCCCCCTAAATTTTGGAATTTGGTAGGATCGCGTAGAAAGTCAACTAACTCCTTAACTTCATCTTTAGCTTCATCAACACCAGCAACATCGGCAAAAGTTACTTTAACTTGATCTTCACCCAACAAGCGTGCGCGTGAACGTCCAAAAGACATTGCCCCTCTGCCGCCGCCACCTTGCATTTGGCGCATAAAAAATACCCAAACACCAATTAACAGCAACATTGGGAACCAATTGATGAACAAATGTAAGAGGAAACTTTCTTGCTGTTTTTCTTGACCGCTGACATCCACTTTACCTTTCAGCAATTCACCTAGTAAAGCGTTATCTTGCATGGGCATATAAGTCACGAAACGTTTATTATTCTTCGTGATGCCTTTAATGATTTTGTTATCCTCGATCGTAACTGAGTTCACCATTCCTTGATCTACTTCTTTCAAAAATTGGCTGTAGGAAACTTTCTCAGCAACTGAGTTACGCGGGCCAAAATTACTGAAAACAGAGACGAGAACAATCGCTATAATCAGCCATAAAAATAAATTCTTAACCATATCGTTCAAAGTATTAACCTCGTTAGTTACTTACAGCTTGATGATGAATAACCTCAAATTACAGCTTTTGTAAATACAATCATCTAAAATACTGTATCTTTATCCATAAGATATATATATAAAATTACTATAAATTATAGCCCTTTGCCAGCAAATAGGTTTCTTTTGAGCGAGACCGCGATGCTAATGGTTTACGTATAACCACTTTGTCAAAGGATGCTCGCGCTTGTTTTACTAAGTCATCAAAACCGGAGCCATGAAAAATTTTTACTAACATGGTCCCCCCTGGTTTTAACATTTTTTCGGCAAAATCAAAAGCAAGCTCTACTAAATACATCGCCCGCGGTATATCTATTGCGGCAGTTCCACTCATATTTGGGGCCATATCTGATAATAACAAGTCCAAACCA
This Legionella fallonii LLAP-10 DNA region includes the following protein-coding sequences:
- the ftsH gene encoding ATP-dependent zinc metalloprotease FtsH, with amino-acid sequence MVKNLFLWLIIAIVLVSVFSNFGPRNSVAEKVSYSQFLKEVDQGMVNSVTIEDNKIIKGITKNNKRFVTYMPMQDNALLGELLKGKVDVSGQEKQQESFLLHLFINWFPMLLLIGVWVFFMRQMQGGGGRGAMSFGRSRARLLGEDQVKVTFADVAGVDEAKDEVKELVDFLRDPTKFQNLGGRIPRGVLLVGSPGTGKTLLARAVAGEAKVPFFTISGSDFVEMFVGVGASRVRDMFEQAKKHAPCIIFIDEIDAVGRHRGAGLGGGHDEREQTLNQLLVEMDGFEGSEGVIVVAATNRPDVLDPALLRPGRFDRQVVVPLPDIRGREQILRVHLQKVPVDNNVDVMAIARGTPGFSGADLSNLVNEAALFSARSNKRKVGMLELDKAKDKIMMGAERRSMVMDENEKKLTAYHEAGHAIVGLSVPEHDPVYKVSIIPRGRALGVTMFLPEQDRYSHSKRRLESQLSSLFGGRIAEELIFGLESVTTGASNDIMRSTEIARKMVTTWGLSALGPLTFGEEEEEVFIGRSMNKHKEMSDRTAQQIDDEVRAIIDRNYQRAKEILVANMDTLHLMAESLIKYETIDSKQIQEIMSGKEPSPPEDWGSSKPLEKTDAVNNAPAKIVSNETIENPAEEH
- the glmM gene encoding phosphoglucosamine mutase — protein: MSQRKYFGTDGIRGHVGLSSINPEFVLKLGWAVGKVLANGHRKKVVIGKDTRVSGYMLESALEAGLSAAGVDVALLGPMPTPGIAYLTQTLRANAGIVISASHNLFEDNGIKFFSADGGKLPDSVELAIEAELEKQLETVASGKLGKATRINDAAGRYVEFCKSTIPSMTRLSGLKIVVDCANGATYHIAPNVFAELGADVISIGNKPDGFNINKDCGSTSPELLRHKVISTKADIGIGLDGDGDRLVLVDAQGNLVDGDKILYVIAKDRQQRGVLHGGVVGTLMSNYGLELAIASLGVPFLRTRVGDRYVLEALREKDWKIGGETSGHIVCLDKTTTGDGIVAALQVLSIMVKQDKSLQQLTQGITLLPQSLVNLKTDRASVLASNSLVIDAVKTLEDSLRGEGRVLLRPSGTEPLLRVMVEGINESAVKQQAQKLCEDIRLIDMQLNETRQSA
- the folP gene encoding dihydropteroate synthase; translated protein: MNSDQFVDWLGRQNQSELHNTFEKPLIMGVLNVTSDSFFDGGKFLSVNRACEHAFHLIAQGADIIDIGGESTKPGVLPAPLDLELSRVIPVIEQIRAHSDICISIDTYKPETMAAAVYAGANIINDIYALRQEGALSVAAKAGVPVCLMHMQGQPHNMQENPQYANGVIEDLKQFFTERINACEQAGIDKKRLILDPGFGFGKLVGHNLQIIYNIEQLRDLQLPLLLGVSRKSTIGAVLDKKVSDRLIGSLSIAVYAALKGVGILRTHDVDETRQALDMIDAICQSG